A window of the Lagenorhynchus albirostris chromosome 1, mLagAlb1.1, whole genome shotgun sequence genome harbors these coding sequences:
- the EAPP gene encoding E2F-associated phosphoprotein isoform X2, with translation MNRLQDDYDPYAVEEPSDEEPALSSSDDEVDVLLHGTPEQKRKLIRECLTGESESSSEDEFEKEMEAELNSTIKTMEDKLSSLETGSSSGNGKVGTAPTKYYDDIYFDSDSEDEDKAATMVLEYSGHVNNNSLFQIVMLS, from the exons ATGAACCGCCTCCAAGATGACTATGACCCCTACGCAGTTGAAGAGCCTAGTGACGAGGAACCGGCTTTGAGCAG TTCTGACGATGAGGTGGATGTGCTTTTACATGGAACTCCCGAGCAAAAACGAAAACTTATCAGAGAATGTCTTACTGGAGAAAGTGAATCCTCTAGTGAagatgaatttgaaaaagaaatggaagctgAATTAAATTCCACCATAAAAACAATGGAAGACAAGTTATCCTCTCTAGAAACAG GGTCTTCCTCAGGAAATGGGAAAGTTGGAACAGCTCCGACAAAGTACTATGACGATATATATTTTGATTCTGATTCTGAGGATGAAGACAAAGCAG cTACCATGGTTTTGGAATACAGCGGCCACGTCAACAACAACAGCCTTTTCCAAATAGTGATGCTGTCTTGA